The following DNA comes from Bacteroidota bacterium.
AAGATTGCATTGTTGACCCATTCCTTACATTTTTTCTTTATCTGAAAGCCAATTAAAGGACATCCGTGTTATTCAATGTAATCCGCGTAATCCGTGTTCTAAAGGAGGAAACTAACAAAATCTTTTCACTTCTCCAGGATGGTGAACTCAACTCTCCGGTTCAATTGCCGGCCTTCTTCAGTATCATTTGTTGCCATCGGCTTTGATTCACCATATCCTTTGGAAATGATGCGGCTGGGGGCGAGATTGTTTTCTGTCAGGTAATTACGAACTGCAATGGCTCTGTCCTCCGACAGCACCCTATTATATTCATCACTGCCTATATTGTCGGTATGGCCTGCAATTTCAATTTTCATCGTCACATTATCATTCATCATCTTCACCACCCTGTTCAGCTCAGGAAAAGATTCGGGTCGTAAAGTGGCCTTGTCAAAGTCGAACAGGATATTGTTCAGTCTGATAGTCTGGCCTACTTCGACAGGTGCAATGTACAGATTACGCTCTATCTCGATATATTCCTCAAGCTCAGTGATCTCAATATTTTCGCTGACCGAATAGTAGCCCTCCTTTTCAGCCAGAAAACTATACGTTTTACCGGCGGGCAGCACGATTTTATAGCTTCCGTCGGAAGGATCAGAGCTGGCGATGCCAACCTGCTTATTATCGGTAAAGTCGTTGATGGTGATACTGGCCTGAACAGGTTCACTGGTTTTTTTATTAAGCACTCTCCCATAAACCAACACCACCGGCTCGGGTTTGGCGGCAGTAGGTAATTTGATCCTGAAGATATCACTTCCACCAAGGGTGTTGGAACCGGATACGAGGTAAGCATATTCACCTGATGCCGGGATAGTGAAATAGCCATCACCTCCGGCAGTATTTATTTCTGGTCCGAGGTTCTCCGGCACCGACCAGTTTTTCCATGTATCATCGAGCCGCCGGCTTAAAAACACATCCTCTTCACCATACCCCGGGTGTCCTTTTGTGGAAAAATATAATGTCACTCCATCGGCAGCCAGAAAGGGACCGCCCTCAGCAGCGCGTGTATTCAGTTGCGGACCGAGATTCACAGGTTCAGACCATTGGCTGGAATCCTGCAAAAAGCTGACGTACAGATCGCGGTCGCCGTACGAATCATCGCGCTCTGCCGATATGATCAGGGTTTTTTGATCGGCAGTTAAAAAAGCATCCACATACCGCGAGTTGTTATAATAGTTTTCGATCATCACATCAACAGGTACTGACCAGCCACTGGTTGTTTTTTGGGATATCGAGAACCCGTCACTTTTCAGTGTACCATCACTTTCGTATTGGTTCATGAGCAACAGCGTGTTATTATCCGGGCTGACCGAGATGATGGCATTGGCAGCCTCATTATTTAACGGGAATCCGATATTTTTCCGTTTTGTCCATTTTCCATCCTGCAACTGCGAAAACCAGATATCCTGATCCCCGGCATCGCCTGTATTACCGGGATCGCCTTCGACCACGAGGTACAGCATTTCTCCATCCGGTGAAATGAGCGGTGCTACTTCATAGTATTCCGAGTTAACCATAGGTCCGAGGTTTTCCTTTATCAGCCCCAGTGTCAAGTCGGGGATGACGTTGATCCCGATATCCTGGCAAATCCTGATGTAATCGACTTCAACCGACACATTATATTCAGTCTGAAACCCAATTCCTGATCCAAGAAATGATTGAAAAGAAGTTGAAAAAACCAGGCTGTCATTAATATAAAATCCAATGGTATCGGCCTTTTTATCAATTTTTAGTTGATTTGGCATCTGCATGCCGTGAATAGCTTCAATGGAGTCACTCTCCCCTATTGTTGACAGCCGGGATTTCTGATATCTGGCAATAATGAATTGGCCTTCGGAGTTTATGACAAAACAGTAATTATTTTCAGGATCTTCCGCCCCCCATAACAATCCGAAAAAATGCCGTGATGAACCGGATGTTTGCCGGATGCTGGCCTCGATGCTGAAATCTTTCGCTGCATCAAGTTCAAAAGGAGCCATCAAACAAAAGGAAGATGTATTATTATCACTCATACTGATGATATATTTGCCATCCTTCACCTGCACAGTACATCCATCCAGTTCACCCGTAGGAAAATAGGAATAATCCTTAAAATCATCATAGTACAGAATATTTTCCTGGGCAAAAATTTGTAACCCAGAAAGCAGGAAAATTGTAATGTAAATACAATAATTGATACTTTTCATAACTCAAAATTAGGGTTTTTCAATGCTAGCGCGCGTCTGTGACGCGTGCTAAAGAGTTGCGCGTTTTAAACGCGCTGATACCTGGCACGCGTTCGGAAACGCGCGCCAGCTGGGGACCAGATAAACGGATGTTATCTCATCTAAAGATGCCATCCGTTTTGTTATTTCAAAAACATCTTTGGATGTTGCTTATTAAAATCAGTAGCATCCTGGTAAATTTTTGCCACTTCAAGGATGGATGCTTCATCGAATAGCTTCCCGATAAACGTAATGCTTGTCGGATGATGATCCTTATCAAATCCATTGGGCAGCACAACACAGGGATTGCCGGTAAGATTGGTCAGCAAAAGCTGATCACCTGTGAAGCTTGGTGAGATGATCACGTCAACGTCATCAAACAACTTGTTGAACTCTTCAATCGCTAGAGTTCTAATCCTGTTAGCCTGGATATATTCCACCGCGGGTATGAAGCGTGCATATCTGAAGATATTGGGCCATGCCTCCTGATATTGTCTGACCATTAATGAATCCCGGTTCGACCGTGTCAGCTCATCAAATGCGGCTGCTGCTTCGGCCGACAGGATGATCTGCAGGGATTCAACGGGCAAGCTGTCGGGAAACTGCAACGGCACAAGGCTGGCTCCCAGCTTTTTAAATTCATTTAATGTTCTTTTGTCATTTTGAGGGTGATCTTCATCCTTATCAAACAGGTTCTTAAAATACCCTATCCTGATATTTTTAATCTGAAGGTTGGGATCATAATTAAATGGAGCGTCTATCACCGTTTTGTCGATGCCATCAGAGCCGCGGATAGCCTCGAACACCATAGCGCAATCTTCGGCACTTCTGGCTATAGGGCCGATTTTGTCCATGCTCCAGCTCAGGGCCATACATCCGGCGCGGCTGACACGACCAAATGTAGGTCGCAGTCCTGTCGTCCCGCATCGCGTTGATGGTGAAACAATAGAGCCCCAGGTCTCGCTTCCAATGGCGAAAGGAAGCAGCCCGGCAGCGACGGAAGATGCCGATCCTGCCGAAGATCCGCTGGAACCCTGTTTCAAATCCCAGGGATTCTTTGTCATACCGCCAAACCACACATCATCCATAGCCAGCTCGCCAAGTGTTAGCTTAGCAACGAGCACAGCACCAGCAGCTTCCAGCTTTTTAGCGACAGTCGCAGTCCTGTCTATTACCTGATCCCTATAAGGCACAGAACCCCACGTAGTTTTAAACCCTTTCACAGCAACAAGATCTTTCAAGCCGAAAGGTATACCATGCAACGGCCCACGGTACATCCCTGCTGCGATCTCGTCATCTGCCTTTTTCGCCTGCTTAAGAGCAAGATCCTCTGTCAGGGTAATGACACATTTCAGCGTATCACCATATTTTTTCAGCCTATCCAGAAAGAATTTCGTCAGTTTAACCGAAGTTATCTGTCTAGTCTTTATTAAAACAGAAAGATCGGCAACGGAATAAAATGCCAGGTCAGCTTTGTCATCAGGTAACCTGACCTCCCTTTTCTGCTGCCAGTCTAAGGGTAACTGATCTTTAGGGAGGACAAATCCGGCAGGGAGGGGATTGAACAACAGTGCCGGCGGTATGCTATTATCCAGTTTCACAGCATGAATTTCCTTATAATAGGATAATTGATCATTTAAACCACTACGCATAGAATCCAGTTCGACTTGGCTGAAAACCAGGTCAAACATTTCTCCTGTTAATTTCACCGAATCGGTCATGAAAACCATGACAGGCTTTTCAGCAGGTTTTTGCCTGCAGGACCATGTTGTGAGACTGATGATGCTGATTGCAATAAGCAATGCAGAAAAAGCAAGTGTTCCTGTTATTCTTTTCATATTGGATTGTAATTAGTCGATTAAAATTAATTAAATTTCTGAATAGCTCGCTGATAATGCATATTTACATCTGCAGTAAATTTCCGTTTTAGTTTGCCTTATAGTCTGATACCAGGAAATTCCATTATTGAAGAATTCAGCTTAATTTTACGGATCATTACAATAATTCGTACATGGGATTAGAATTCGTGATTTAAATAGCCCAGGACTTCAGTCCTGGGAAAAGATAGTGAACGAAAACGTGGGCTTTAGCCCAAAACAAAGGCTTTAAAAGTACCCATTTCTGTGATGACCCAATTTTACATTGCATTAACAGGCAGAATATGATCGTCGGGATCGGTGGTGTAAGTCTTGCTGGTAAAAGTAAGCTGGCATCAGAGATAAAGCAACATTTACCGGATAAAGGAGTAGCTATTCTTTGCCAGGATGACTTTGTTTTTCCTCCGGGGCAGATACCAAAAGTTAAAGATCATATTGACTGGGAATGCCCTGAATCGATTGATTTTGCCAGGTTTTATGATGCCATCAAAGAAGCGTGCAAAAAAAACGACATGGTGATCGCTGAAGGATTGCTCGCATTCTATGACGACAGGATCAACGATCTATACCATAAAAAAATATTTTTAGAGATACCGGAGGAAGAATTCAAAACACGAAAAGCAGCCGACGATAGATGGGGTATTGTACCGGAGTGGTATATTGAGCATATTTGGGAGAGTTATCTGAAATATGGACAAATTCCGGTGGGGATGAAAGACATTCTGGTTTTAATAGGCAATCAGCCCATTGACATGACGGTTGTAATTAACTATCTTTACTAGTTAAACCAAGGGACACGGAGGATATCACATGGAAACTATTAATTCAAAAACAATTCTTAAAGATGTACTTTGTTTCCATCGAAGACAAAATCAATTTGGATGTGAATGAAAAATCATCACCAAATAATGCTATGAAACGACTTGGTACTTACTTAATATCACTGACTATGCTTTTCAGTTCATGTTGTACAAAAAAACACCTGCCACTTGACACTGTTCCGGCAGTTGACCTCAACAGATATGCCGGCAAATGGTACGAAATCGCCAAATATCCGGTCCGGTTTGAAGAAGGATGCCGTTGTGTGACAGCCGAATATTCATTAACCTCAAAGGGTTATGTCACTGTCACCAACAGATGTCAGAAATCCGGCGGCAAATTATCAAGTATAAACGGTAAAGCCTTTGTCGTGAAAGGTTCAAATAACGCAAAGCTGAAGGTCCAGTTTTTCTGGCCTTTCCGTGCCAACTACTGGATTATAGACCTGTCACCCGATTACTCTTACGCTGTTGTGTCCGATCCGCACAGGAAATACCTATGGATCCTCTGCAGAACCAGGACAATGGAATCACAGGTTTTTAATGCGATTTTGGGAAATCTGACTAAAAAAGGATTTGATATCGATAAACTTGAGAAAACGGATCAGGAGTGTCATTAATCTGTATCACAGATTTTTCCGACGCAAACGAAGACTATTTGTCACAACAGAAACCGAGCTAAATGCCATAGCAAGGCCTGCTATCATGGGATTTAAAAGGAATCCCGAGACAGGAAAAAGAATACCTGCAGCCACAGGAATTCCAATGATGTTATAAAAGAATGCCCAAAATAAGTTTTGTTTTATTGTCCTGACTGTAAAATTGGATAACCTTATTGCCTGAATGATCTTCCGCAAGTCACCTTTGATAAGTGTAATGGAAGCGCTCTCCATGGCGATATCCGTACCTGTTCCCATAGCAATGCTGACATCAGCCTGAACAAGAGCGGGTGAATCGTTAATGCCATCCCCTACCATGGCTACCTTATGTCCTTTTGCCTGTAAAGTCTTAATATAATCCAGCTTTTCGGAAGGAAGGACATCACCTTTGAAATGCTCAATCCCAACCTGACCAGCTATTTCAGCGGTCGTTTGCTGATTATCACCTGATAACAGGTGAACCTGCATGCCCATATTCTGTAATTCTGCTATAGCTGATTTAGAATTACTTTTAAGATGGTCAGCCACAGCTATAATGCACAAAACCTTCTCTGAATCAGCAAAGTATATGAGGCTGTTAATTTTATCTTTCAGCTCGTTTTCTTTAAGATCAAGAGTGGCAGGTAATTGAATGTGGTTCTCATCCATGAACATCCTGTTGCCAATCAGGTAATTTTTTTTGTTATGAACAATTGAGATTCCCCTACCAGGCAGACTTTCAAATCTCTGGAATTTTAATGTTTTCAAGTTCTTTGAGGCAAGATAATTCACTATCGCAATTGCGAGAGGATGCTCCGAGAGGGATTCGGCACTGAAAATAACCTCTGCCAACTTATCTTTTTGATCGAGGTCGTTGTCCCAAAAAAGACCGGTGACTTCCGGTTTACCGATGGTCAATGTTCCTGTTTTATCGAGGACAATGACATCAAGTTTATTGCTCAGTTCAAGACTTTGTGCATCCTTTATCAATATGCCGGATTCGGCAGCTTTTCCGAGTCCGACCATTATGGCTGTCGGAGTCGCCAGCCCCATGGCACATGGGCATGAAATGATCAGGACATTCACAAGCGTGATGAATGCGTAACTTAATGAAGGGTGAGGACCCCAGATAAGCCAACATGCAAAACTTACCGACGCTATCACAATAACGACAGGTACGAATATCCCTGCTACTTTATCAGCAAGACGCTGGATGGGTGCTTTGCTGCCCTGGGCTTCCCTGACAAGCCTGATGATCTGTGCCAGCATGGTCTCCTCTCCCACTTTCTCGGCAATAAAACAAAACGTGCCTGTCGTGTTAATGGTCGCCCCGACGACACTATCGCCGGCTTTTTTCTCAACAGGCACCGGCTCGCCGGTAATCATGCTTTCATCAATAAATGATGTTCCGTCGGTAATGACGCCGTCAACAGGTATCTTTTCACCCGGCCTGATGATGACGATATCGCCTTTAATGACATCCTTTACAGGGATTTCCATCTCGATCCCATTCCTTATAACCCGGGCGCTCTTCGCCTGTAACCCTATCAGCTTCTTTATGGAGGTGGAAGTCCTTGATTTAGCCCGTTCCTCAAAAAATTTGCCGAGCATGACAAGTGAAATGATAACGGCAGAGGCTTCGAAATACACATGCGATTCCATATTTGGCCCCGTAAGCGCAGAAGGAAATATGGTGTTGAACAGGCTAAAAATGAAGGCTGCCCCGGTGCCGATGGCAACCAGGGTGTCCATACCTGCTGTAAGATGCAGGGCTCTTTTCCAGGCGTTGATATAAAAATTCTTCCCTATTACAACCACAGGAATTGTGAGGATCAACATTATCCAACGGGCATAGGGAATGGCAGGAAAAACCATGGCTATGATCAATACCGGCAAGCTAAAGATAATTGCCAGTAAGGTTGCCGTCCGTGACCGTTTCAACCTGATAATCTCATGCTGTTCAATATCTCCGGCAGTGAGAGTCTCATCAA
Coding sequences within:
- a CDS encoding OmpA family protein, which gives rise to MKSINYCIYITIFLLSGLQIFAQENILYYDDFKDYSYFPTGELDGCTVQVKDGKYIISMSDNNTSSFCLMAPFELDAAKDFSIEASIRQTSGSSRHFFGLLWGAEDPENNYCFVINSEGQFIIARYQKSRLSTIGESDSIEAIHGMQMPNQLKIDKKADTIGFYINDSLVFSTSFQSFLGSGIGFQTEYNVSVEVDYIRICQDIGINVIPDLTLGLIKENLGPMVNSEYYEVAPLISPDGEMLYLVVEGDPGNTGDAGDQDIWFSQLQDGKWTKRKNIGFPLNNEAANAIISVSPDNNTLLLMNQYESDGTLKSDGFSISQKTTSGWSVPVDVMIENYYNNSRYVDAFLTADQKTLIISAERDDSYGDRDLYVSFLQDSSQWSEPVNLGPQLNTRAAEGGPFLAADGVTLYFSTKGHPGYGEEDVFLSRRLDDTWKNWSVPENLGPEINTAGGDGYFTIPASGEYAYLVSGSNTLGGSDIFRIKLPTAAKPEPVVLVYGRVLNKKTSEPVQASITINDFTDNKQVGIASSDPSDGSYKIVLPAGKTYSFLAEKEGYYSVSENIEITELEEYIEIERNLYIAPVEVGQTIRLNNILFDFDKATLRPESFPELNRVVKMMNDNVTMKIEIAGHTDNIGSDEYNRVLSEDRAIAVRNYLTENNLAPSRIISKGYGESKPMATNDTEEGRQLNRRVEFTILEK
- a CDS encoding amidase, whose amino-acid sequence is MKRITGTLAFSALLIAISIISLTTWSCRQKPAEKPVMVFMTDSVKLTGEMFDLVFSQVELDSMRSGLNDQLSYYKEIHAVKLDNSIPPALLFNPLPAGFVLPKDQLPLDWQQKREVRLPDDKADLAFYSVADLSVLIKTRQITSVKLTKFFLDRLKKYGDTLKCVITLTEDLALKQAKKADDEIAAGMYRGPLHGIPFGLKDLVAVKGFKTTWGSVPYRDQVIDRTATVAKKLEAAGAVLVAKLTLGELAMDDVWFGGMTKNPWDLKQGSSGSSAGSASSVAAGLLPFAIGSETWGSIVSPSTRCGTTGLRPTFGRVSRAGCMALSWSMDKIGPIARSAEDCAMVFEAIRGSDGIDKTVIDAPFNYDPNLQIKNIRIGYFKNLFDKDEDHPQNDKRTLNEFKKLGASLVPLQFPDSLPVESLQIILSAEAAAAFDELTRSNRDSLMVRQYQEAWPNIFRYARFIPAVEYIQANRIRTLAIEEFNKLFDDVDVIISPSFTGDQLLLTNLTGNPCVVLPNGFDKDHHPTSITFIGKLFDEASILEVAKIYQDATDFNKQHPKMFLK
- a CDS encoding lipocalin family protein, encoding MYFVSIEDKINLDVNEKSSPNNAMKRLGTYLISLTMLFSSCCTKKHLPLDTVPAVDLNRYAGKWYEIAKYPVRFEEGCRCVTAEYSLTSKGYVTVTNRCQKSGGKLSSINGKAFVVKGSNNAKLKVQFFWPFRANYWIIDLSPDYSYAVVSDPHRKYLWILCRTRTMESQVFNAILGNLTKKGFDIDKLEKTDQECH
- a CDS encoding heavy metal translocating P-type ATPase is translated as MLPVKSIYPVEGMTCANCAGSVERRLSAMKGVKKVNVNLAANQVQVEYIPDHTGPENMKKALDEIGYTLVIDETLTAGDIEQHEIIRLKRSRTATLLAIIFSLPVLIIAMVFPAIPYARWIMLILTIPVVVIGKNFYINAWKRALHLTAGMDTLVAIGTGAAFIFSLFNTIFPSALTGPNMESHVYFEASAVIISLVMLGKFFEERAKSRTSTSIKKLIGLQAKSARVIRNGIEMEIPVKDVIKGDIVIIRPGEKIPVDGVITDGTSFIDESMITGEPVPVEKKAGDSVVGATINTTGTFCFIAEKVGEETMLAQIIRLVREAQGSKAPIQRLADKVAGIFVPVVIVIASVSFACWLIWGPHPSLSYAFITLVNVLIISCPCAMGLATPTAIMVGLGKAAESGILIKDAQSLELSNKLDVIVLDKTGTLTIGKPEVTGLFWDNDLDQKDKLAEVIFSAESLSEHPLAIAIVNYLASKNLKTLKFQRFESLPGRGISIVHNKKNYLIGNRMFMDENHIQLPATLDLKENELKDKINSLIYFADSEKVLCIIAVADHLKSNSKSAIAELQNMGMQVHLLSGDNQQTTAEIAGQVGIEHFKGDVLPSEKLDYIKTLQAKGHKVAMVGDGINDSPALVQADVSIAMGTGTDIAMESASITLIKGDLRKIIQAIRLSNFTVRTIKQNLFWAFFYNIIGIPVAAGILFPVSGFLLNPMIAGLAMAFSSVSVVTNSLRLRRKNL